CGACCAACCGGGACGGGCTATCGACCGTCACATCCGGTCGGTGACGCCCGAGCCGGGGGCCTGGGCGGAGTTCCGGGGCCAGCGGCTCAAGCTCGGCCCCGTCGGTCTCACCGACGACGAACACTCCGACCTCGCGCCCGGTGAGCTGCTGGTCGAGCGCCGTCGAGTACTCGTGGGCACCGCCACCTCGGCGCTCGTGCTCGGCGAGGTACAGGCGCAGGGCAAGAAGCGCATGGCCGCCACCGACTGGGCCCGCGGCAGCAGGATCGAGCGGGGAGAACGCCTGACATGACCGGTGAGCGGCGAGGACCCCGCCACGGACAGCGTGGCCAGCGCGGACGCCGTCCCGCGCCTCGGAAGCAGGGGCCGCGCAAGCCCCCGGTGCACGATCCGGCGCGGCGAGCCGCGTTCGACGTCCTGCGCGCGGTGAGCGAACGCGACGCCTACGCCAACCTGGCGCTTCCGGAGTTGTTGCGGCAGCGGCGCATCACCGGTCGGGACGCGGCGTTGGCCACCGAACTCACCTACGGCACGGCGAGGGCCACCGGCCTGCTCGACGCGGTACTGGCCCGCTGTGTGGACCGACCACTGGACACAGTGGACTCTCTGGCCCGTGACGCGCTGCGACTCGGGGTGTACCAACTGCTGCGGACCCGCATTCCCCGCCACGCCGCCGTGGCATCCACTGTGGACCTCGTGCGGGAGGACGCCGGCTCCAGGATCGCGGGTTTCGTCAACGCGGTGCTGCGCCGGGTGTCCGAGAAGGACGAACGGCAGTGGCTGGAGGAGCTGGAGTCCGACATCTCCGACCCGCTGGCCCGCCTGGCGCTGCGCACGTCGCATCCCCGGTGGATCGCGCGCGCATTCGCGGAGGCGCTCGGCGATACGGGCGACGAGTTGCGCGCGGCCCTGGAGGCCGACGACGCGCGTCCCGCCGTGCACCTGCTGGCCAAGCCCGGACAGATCAGCGCCGACGAGCTGGCCGCCATCACCGGCGGTGAGGTGGCGCCCTACTCGCCCTACGGCGTGCACCTGCCCTCCGGCGGCGGCGACCTCGCCGACTCCGAGGTCCTCACCGAGGGACTCGCCACGGTGCAGGACGAGGGCAGTCAGTTGGTGTCCGTGGCCGCCGCCACCGCACCCGTGACGGACGGGAAGGACGAGCGCTGGCTCGACCTGTGCGCCGGTCCGGGAGGCAAGACCGTGGTGTTGGGCTGCCTCGCGCAGGTGTCGGGCGCGACGGTGGACGCCGTGGAGGTGGCCGAGCACCGGGCCCGGCTCGTGCGCGAGGCCACGGAGGAGTTGCCCGTCACCGTGCACGTCGCCGACGGCCGGGACCCCGGACTCGACGCGGGGTACGACCGGATTCTCGTGGACGCGCCGTGTAGCGGACTGGGTGCGCTGCGTCGCAGGCCCGAGGCTCGATGGCGCAAGCAGCCCGGCGACATCGCCCAGCTCACGCAGCTCCAGAGCGAGTTGCTCGCCTCGGCGTACCGGCTGGTGCGTCCCGGCGGGGTGGTGACGTACGTGGTGTGTTCCCCGCACCTGGCCGAGACCGAGGGCATCGTCGCGGAGGCCGCGCGGCGTGGTGACGCCGAGATCCTCGACGCGCGCGAGCTGTTCCCCGGCGTACCGGGACTCGGGGACGGGCCGTACGTGCAGTTGTGGCCCCACCGACACGGCACGGACGCGATGTTCTGCGCGGTGACCCGCAAACGCTGAATCCTTTCCGACGTTCGCGGCGCGGTCCCGGCCGATCGGCCATTCTGGACGGTCTTGTCGCCGTGACCGCGGTGTCCGGCCCCGTCGGGAGGGGTCCGTGCGCGCCTGTGCGACGAGCGGCCCTCTACACTCGGGAGAGTGGCGCACGAACCGATGATCGCTCCCAGCATCCTGTCCGCCGACTTCGCGAGCCTCGGCACGGAGATCGACGCTGTCGCCGGGGCCGGCGACGGTCGCGCCGACTGGGTGCACGTGGACGTGATGGACGGCCACTTCGTCCCCAACCTCACCATCGGGCTTCCCGTGGTGGAGTCGCTGCTGAAGCGTACGGACCTTCCGCTCGACTGCCACCTCATGATCGAGGACCCCGACCGTTGGGCACCCGGATACGCGGAGGCGGGCGCCCACAACGTCACGGTCCACGTCGAGGCCGCTCGTGACCCGGTGATGATCGCCAAGGACATCCGTGCGGCGGGCGCGAAGGCCGGGCTGTCGATCAAGCCGAACACGCCGCTCGAGGACCACCTGGACACACTGCGGCACTACGACACGTTGCTCGTGATGTCCGTGGAGCCCGGTTTCGGGGGACAGTCGTTCATTCCCGAGGTGCTCGACAAGGTGCGCACCGCGCGCCGCCTGGTCGACACGGGCCACCTGACGTTGGTGGTGGAGATCGACGGCGGCATCAACACCGACACCATCGAGCAGGCCGCGGAGGCCGGGGTCGACTGCTTCGTCGCCGGGTCCGCGGTGTACGGCGCGGACGATCCGGCGCGGGCCGTCGCGGCCCTGCGGGAGCGCGCGAGGGCGGCCCGCACGCGGTGAACACGTCGGCGGCGTCGGCATCGTGGGCCCACGAGCCGGAGATCCGAAAGGCCGTGGAAGCCGCGATGGAGACCGCGCTCGAACTCAGTGACGGCGTCCGCGGGACCACCAGCCCGAACCCGCCCGTGGGCGCGGTGATCCTCGACTCACGGGGACGGCGGGTCGGCGCGGGCGCGACCCAACCACCACCGGGACCGCACGCCGAGGTGATGGCGCTGCGCGAGGCGGGCGAGCGGGCTCGGGGCGGTATCGCCGTCGTCACCCTGGAACCGTGCTCCCACTACGGACGTACGCCGCCGTGCACACGAGCCCTGCTCGCCGCCGGGATCGCCGCCGTGCGGTTCGCCGTGTCCGACCCCCACCCCGCCGCGTCGGGTGGCGCGGAGGTCCTGCGGGCCGCGGGGGTGGACGTCGAGGGCGGGCTGCTGGCCTCGCGGGTGGCCGAGGGGCCGTTGCGGGCGTGGCTGCACCGCGAGCGCACCGGACGGCCGCACGTCACGTGGAAGTACGCGGCGAGCCTCGACGGTCGGATCGCCGCGGCCGACGGCACCAGTCGCTGGATCTCGGGCCCGACCTCCCGCGCCGAGGTCCACGCCCTCCGGGCGCGGGTCGACGCCGTCGTCGTGGGCACCGGCACCGTCCTGGCCGACGACCCGTGGCTGACGGTGCGGGACGCCGACGGCGAACTTGCGCCTCGACAGCCGCTG
The window above is part of the Saccharomonospora glauca K62 genome. Proteins encoded here:
- the rpe gene encoding ribulose-phosphate 3-epimerase — its product is MIAPSILSADFASLGTEIDAVAGAGDGRADWVHVDVMDGHFVPNLTIGLPVVESLLKRTDLPLDCHLMIEDPDRWAPGYAEAGAHNVTVHVEAARDPVMIAKDIRAAGAKAGLSIKPNTPLEDHLDTLRHYDTLLVMSVEPGFGGQSFIPEVLDKVRTARRLVDTGHLTLVVEIDGGINTDTIEQAAEAGVDCFVAGSAVYGADDPARAVAALRERARAARTR
- a CDS encoding RsmB/NOP family class I SAM-dependent RNA methyltransferase translates to MTGERRGPRHGQRGQRGRRPAPRKQGPRKPPVHDPARRAAFDVLRAVSERDAYANLALPELLRQRRITGRDAALATELTYGTARATGLLDAVLARCVDRPLDTVDSLARDALRLGVYQLLRTRIPRHAAVASTVDLVREDAGSRIAGFVNAVLRRVSEKDERQWLEELESDISDPLARLALRTSHPRWIARAFAEALGDTGDELRAALEADDARPAVHLLAKPGQISADELAAITGGEVAPYSPYGVHLPSGGGDLADSEVLTEGLATVQDEGSQLVSVAAATAPVTDGKDERWLDLCAGPGGKTVVLGCLAQVSGATVDAVEVAEHRARLVREATEELPVTVHVADGRDPGLDAGYDRILVDAPCSGLGALRRRPEARWRKQPGDIAQLTQLQSELLASAYRLVRPGGVVTYVVCSPHLAETEGIVAEAARRGDAEILDARELFPGVPGLGDGPYVQLWPHRHGTDAMFCAVTRKR
- the ribD gene encoding bifunctional diaminohydroxyphosphoribosylaminopyrimidine deaminase/5-amino-6-(5-phosphoribosylamino)uracil reductase RibD — protein: MNTSAASASWAHEPEIRKAVEAAMETALELSDGVRGTTSPNPPVGAVILDSRGRRVGAGATQPPPGPHAEVMALREAGERARGGIAVVTLEPCSHYGRTPPCTRALLAAGIAAVRFAVSDPHPAASGGAEVLRAAGVDVEGGLLASRVAEGPLRAWLHRERTGRPHVTWKYAASLDGRIAAADGTSRWISGPTSRAEVHALRARVDAVVVGTGTVLADDPWLTVRDADGELAPRQPLRVVMGTRGIPAGARVLDSTAETVVFATHDPGEVLAGLAERGVVDVLLEGGPTVAGAFVAAGLVDRIVAYVAPTLLGAGPAALGDAGVSTITEAHRWRLEGVTMSGEDVRISAVPVTGEGGD